TCCTAAATAAAATCCAGAATTATGAGATTGATGAACTTATGAATATAGCAGGTCTTAGTCAAAAGAAGGCTTTAGATATTATTCATTATATTCATGGAACATCAAATGACTATATTAAAACACCACAAGCTGAGGATATTTATCTAGATATTATAGATCGTATTAATGAATTTAGTACAACAGAGTATGCTAAAAATCGTATAAAACTCTTAAGACCAACAAATAACTATGATGAAATACAACAGATGAACAATCTAATTGAAGATACATTAGATGAAATTAAAGACTTAGACCTTGATTATATTCATGATTTATATAAGATGATAAAACCTCTTAGTGATGAGATTACACCAAGATTTGATGATAGTTTTGCTATTGTATGTGAAGAATATGATGATTATCTTAATATGCTTCATAAAAACTATAACAAGTATACAAATATTTTTCCAATAGAAGATCAGCCAAATCTTGATGGATATGATTATATTTTATATGTTTATAACGAATATAACATAGAACCACCAGAATCACCAAACATTATAAGTATAAAAAATACAGCAGATGAATATGAAATACTACCTGATATAATACTTCAATATTACACTAAAAATCGTAAAACTCTTGAAAATGTATATAAACTAAGAACATATCTAAATAAGAAATCAAATATAAAAGATGTTCTTGAAGTACTTGATATTATAGATTCATTTACACAAAAAGATGTACCAATAGAACAAATTGTAGATGAAGTAAAACAACGTGCAGATGATAAGATAAATGAACAAATACAACAAATAGCACTAAAAGGTGATGAAATACTACAACTACTCGGATCATCTGATGAACTACCACCAAAGATTGTAGAAATATATAACACAATACTAAATGATGCACAAGTTGAATTATCAGAAAAAACAGGAATACTATTTGATCCATTCATAATACAATATCCAATAAAAATAGATGAAGAAGAAATAGAAAGAGTAAAACAAAACACAATAGCAAACAAACAAATCAGACAATATGAAGAAAAAATACGAGCATGCCAACAACTACAACAATATAAACAAGTAATACAACAAGAAACACAAGAGATAATACATTATAACTTTAACTTTGCACTTGCATGTTTCTTTTTATATTATAATCTAACAATACCAACAATAGCAGATGAATACATACTTGATGATGCACTACATATTAGATTACAACAAGAACTAAATGATGGAAGTATAATGCAAAAAGTAACATACAACCTATCAAATGATGAAAATATCATACTTCTAACTGGTGCTAATAGTGGAGGAAAAACAACACTACTTGAAATGATAGCACAAATAAATATTATGACACACATGGGAATTGGAGTATGTGCTAAAAATGCAGTAATACCAAAAACAGATGAAATATACTACTTCACAAAACAACAATCACTTAATGCTGGAGCTTTTGAAACATTTCTAAGATCATTCATACCAGCAGCAGTAGGAGATAAAAAGAAACTAGTACTAATAGATGAACTTGAATCAATAACAGAACTTGAAGCTGCAATAAAAATAATCATAGGATTCATCGAACTAATACAAAATAAAAATAACTATGCAATAATTGTAACACACATGGCACCAGAAATACTAAAACAAACACAAAACATAAACATAAGAGTCGATGGAATAG
The sequence above is a segment of the Methanosphaera cuniculi genome. Coding sequences within it:
- a CDS encoding MutS-related protein, producing MKGVGPKIVDKIITTYGSYDKFLNKIQNYEIDELMNIAGLSQKKALDIIHYIHGTSNDYIKTPQAEDIYLDIIDRINEFSTTEYAKNRIKLLRPTNNYDEIQQMNNLIEDTLDEIKDLDLDYIHDLYKMIKPLSDEITPRFDDSFAIVCEEYDDYLNMLHKNYNKYTNIFPIEDQPNLDGYDYILYVYNEYNIEPPESPNIISIKNTADEYEILPDIILQYYTKNRKTLENVYKLRTYLNKKSNIKDVLEVLDIIDSFTQKDVPIEQIVDEVKQRADDKINEQIQQIALKGDEILQLLGSSDELPPKIVEIYNTILNDAQVELSEKTGILFDPFIIQYPIKIDEEEIERVKQNTIANKQIRQYEEKIRACQQLQQYKQVIQQETQEIIHYNFNFALACFFLYYNLTIPTIADEYILDDALHIRLQQELNDGSIMQKVTYNLSNDENIILLTGANSGGKTTLLEMIAQINIMTHMGIGVCAKNAVIPKTDEIYYFTKQQSLNAGAFETFLRSFIPAAVGDKKKLVLIDELESITELEAAIKIIIGFIELIQNKNNYAIIVTHMAPEILKQTQNINIRVDGIEAQGLDENYNLIVDRNPKINYLAKSTPELILKRIYQKSDEPEKSIYKEILDKF